From the Streptococcus oralis ATCC 35037 genome, one window contains:
- the metG gene encoding methionine--tRNA ligase, producing MSEKNFYITTPIYYPSGKLHIGSAYTTIACDVLARYKRLMGYDVFYLTGLDEHGQKIQQKAEEAGITPQAYVDGMAVGVKELWELLDISYDKFIRTTDDYHEKVVAQVFERLLAQDDIYLGEYSGWYSVSDEEFFTESQLAEVFRDEAGNVTGGIAPSGHEVEWVSEESYFLRLSKYQDRLVEFFKSHPDFITPDGRLNEMLRNFIEPGLEDLAVSRTTFTWGVPVPSNPKHVVYVWIDALLNYATALGYGQEDHANYDKFWNGTVFHMVGKDILRFHSIYWPILLMMLDMKLPDRLIAHGWFVMKDGKMSKSKGNVVYPEMLVERYGLDPLRYYLMRSLPVGSDGTFTPEDYVGRINYELANDLGNLLNRTVSMINKYFDGQIPAYVEGVTEFDHSLAQVASESIADYHTHMEAVDYPRALEAVWTLISRTNKYIDETAPWVLAKDEEHRDQLASVMSHLAASLRVVAHMIEPFMMGTSRAVLAQLGLAEVSSLENLSLADFPADVTVVAKGTPIFPRLDMEEEIAYIKEQMESNKPAVEKEWNPDEVELKLNKDEIKFEDFDKVEIRVAEVKEVSKVEGSDKLLQFRLDAGDGQDRQILSGIAKYYPNEQELVGKKVQIVANLKPRKMMKKYVSQGMILSAEHDGKLTLLTVDPAVPNGSVIG from the coding sequence ATGTCTGAAAAGAATTTTTATATTACAACACCGATTTACTATCCATCTGGTAAACTTCATATCGGTTCTGCCTACACAACCATTGCTTGTGATGTCCTAGCACGTTACAAACGCCTTATGGGCTACGATGTCTTTTATCTGACAGGTCTTGACGAGCATGGCCAGAAAATCCAGCAAAAAGCGGAAGAAGCTGGCATCACACCTCAAGCCTATGTTGATGGGATGGCGGTTGGAGTCAAAGAACTCTGGGAATTACTCGATATCTCATACGATAAATTTATTCGTACAACGGATGACTACCATGAAAAAGTAGTGGCTCAAGTCTTTGAACGCTTGCTTGCTCAAGATGATATCTACTTGGGTGAATACTCTGGCTGGTATTCAGTTTCAGATGAGGAATTCTTTACAGAAAGTCAGCTTGCGGAAGTTTTCCGTGATGAAGCTGGAAATGTGACAGGCGGTATCGCTCCATCAGGTCACGAAGTGGAATGGGTTTCTGAAGAATCTTACTTCCTGCGCCTCAGCAAATACCAAGACCGTTTGGTAGAATTTTTCAAATCGCACCCTGACTTCATCACTCCAGATGGTCGTCTTAATGAAATGCTTCGTAACTTTATTGAGCCAGGTTTGGAAGACTTAGCGGTTTCTCGTACAACCTTTACCTGGGGTGTGCCAGTCCCATCCAATCCAAAACATGTTGTCTACGTTTGGATTGATGCCCTTCTTAACTATGCGACAGCTCTTGGATACGGTCAAGAGGACCATGCTAACTATGATAAATTCTGGAATGGAACAGTCTTCCACATGGTCGGAAAAGACATTCTTCGTTTCCACTCCATCTACTGGCCAATCCTTCTCATGATGTTGGATATGAAATTGCCTGACCGCTTGATTGCCCACGGTTGGTTCGTCATGAAAGACGGCAAGATGTCTAAGTCTAAAGGGAATGTCGTTTACCCTGAAATGCTAGTAGAACGTTATGGACTGGATCCGCTTCGTTACTACCTCATGCGTAGCCTTCCAGTCGGTTCAGATGGAACCTTCACTCCAGAAGACTATGTCGGCCGTATCAACTATGAATTGGCCAATGACCTTGGAAACCTCCTTAACCGTACGGTTTCTATGATTAACAAGTATTTTGATGGGCAAATCCCTGCCTATGTAGAAGGTGTGACAGAGTTTGATCATTCTCTTGCTCAAGTAGCTTCTGAATCAATTGCTGATTACCATACACACATGGAAGCAGTTGACTACCCACGTGCCCTTGAAGCAGTATGGACTCTTATCTCACGTACCAACAAATACATCGATGAGACAGCCCCATGGGTCTTGGCTAAGGATGAAGAGCACCGTGACCAATTGGCAAGTGTCATGAGCCACTTGGCAGCCAGCCTTCGTGTCGTAGCTCACATGATTGAGCCATTTATGATGGGAACTAGTCGCGCTGTATTGGCACAACTTGGTCTAGCAGAAGTTTCTAGCCTTGAGAACTTGAGTTTGGCTGACTTCCCAGCAGATGTGACTGTTGTTGCCAAAGGAACACCAATCTTCCCACGTCTCGACATGGAAGAAGAGATTGCCTATATCAAAGAACAAATGGAAAGCAACAAACCAGCCGTCGAAAAAGAATGGAATCCAGATGAAGTTGAACTCAAACTCAACAAGGATGAAATCAAGTTTGAAGACTTTGATAAGGTCGAGATCCGTGTCGCAGAAGTCAAAGAAGTGTCTAAAGTTGAAGGTTCTGACAAGTTGCTTCAATTCCGACTAGATGCTGGTGATGGTCAAGACCGTCAAATCCTCTCAGGAATTGCAAAATACTACCCAAACGAACAAGAATTGGTCGGCAAGAAAGTCCAAATCGTTGCCAACCTCAAACCACGCAAGATGATGAAAAAATATGTCAGTCAAGGAATGATCCTCTCAGCTGAACATGATGGCAAATTAACCCTTCTAACAGTTGATCCAGCTGTACCAAACGGAAGTGTGATTGGGTAA
- a CDS encoding ParA family protein — MKIISVFNNKGGVGKSTLSYHLGKALGTLSKKVLFVDLDPQCNLTINAIRESELEKIWSEEDDFIDDYEGALNRDDKKITELMSNPRSIHFLLKPVEDGLNDVEELSPAINLSENVYLVPGRLSLHKFENRVSERWSGLYQNDNLSIRTVTSIRNICQRYAEKYDIDYVIVDTSPSLGILNKTIISTVDGFIIPAQPDMFSLYGIRNIGTSLESWGREFGIIYSLISKDKRIKFPDKSVQFLGYTLYNAKKYDGKNEYGLADAHFSYAKRIPSVIERYINSDNKINYKEINNPIANNAVVHSHNTFPSVAQALKCAMWEVPDTFQSLKDTEYLKDQNIETFNTGNNSKYKATLSAYQTFAKDLMERIEVL, encoded by the coding sequence ATGAAAATTATTTCAGTGTTTAATAACAAAGGTGGAGTTGGCAAGTCTACCTTATCCTATCATCTGGGAAAAGCATTAGGAACTTTAAGTAAGAAAGTGCTTTTCGTTGATTTAGATCCCCAATGTAACTTAACAATAAATGCTATTAGGGAGTCAGAATTAGAGAAAATTTGGAGTGAAGAAGATGATTTTATCGATGATTATGAGGGGGCTCTTAACCGTGATGATAAAAAAATTACAGAACTTATGTCTAATCCAAGATCTATTCATTTTTTATTAAAACCTGTTGAAGACGGCTTGAATGATGTTGAGGAATTATCACCAGCGATTAATTTGTCTGAGAATGTTTATCTAGTTCCAGGTAGATTATCATTGCATAAATTTGAAAATAGGGTATCAGAAAGATGGAGTGGGTTGTATCAAAATGATAATTTAAGTATTAGAACAGTAACAAGTATCAGGAATATCTGTCAGAGATATGCTGAAAAATATGATATAGACTACGTGATTGTTGATACGTCACCCAGTTTAGGAATTTTAAATAAAACTATCATATCTACAGTTGATGGTTTCATTATTCCTGCTCAACCTGATATGTTTAGTTTATATGGTATAAGAAATATAGGAACTTCTTTAGAGTCTTGGGGACGAGAATTTGGTATAATTTACAGCCTAATTTCAAAAGATAAGCGTATTAAATTCCCTGATAAATCAGTGCAATTCTTGGGTTATACTCTGTATAATGCAAAAAAATATGATGGTAAAAATGAATATGGGTTAGCTGATGCACACTTTAGTTATGCTAAAAGGATCCCCAGTGTAATTGAAAGGTATATAAATTCTGATAATAAAATCAATTATAAAGAAATAAATAATCCTATTGCAAATAATGCTGTTGTACACTCGCATAATACATTTCCATCTGTTGCGCAGGCGTTAAAATGTGCAATGTGGGAGGTTCCAGACACATTTCAATCATTAAAGGATACGGAGTATCTTAAAGATCAAAATATAGAGACTTTTAATACAGGAAATAATAGCAAATATAAAGCAACTTTATCTGCTTATCAGACTTTTGCAAAAGATTTAATGGAGCGAATTGAGGTTTTATGA
- a CDS encoding DNA topology modulation protein — MKIAIIGYSGAGKSTLAEKLSNYYSIPKLHMDTLQFQPGWQDSDREWMLTEMKNFLTKHEAWVIDGNYSWCCYEERMLEADQIIFLNFSPWTCLFRAFKRYLTYRGKVRESMAAGCPERFDWDFIRWILWDGRTKHAKERYQRVQETYPEKVIVLRSQKEMDYFLENLAHNKKNQRA, encoded by the coding sequence ATGAAAATCGCAATCATAGGATATTCTGGAGCTGGCAAGTCAACTCTAGCTGAAAAGTTGTCAAACTACTACTCCATCCCCAAACTGCATATGGATACACTTCAATTTCAACCTGGTTGGCAAGACAGTGACCGCGAATGGATGTTGACCGAGATGAAAAACTTTCTCACAAAGCACGAAGCTTGGGTCATCGACGGCAACTACTCTTGGTGTTGCTATGAAGAAAGAATGCTGGAAGCTGACCAAATCATCTTTCTCAACTTTTCCCCATGGACTTGTCTCTTTCGAGCCTTTAAACGGTATCTCACATACCGAGGTAAAGTCAGAGAAAGTATGGCAGCAGGCTGTCCTGAACGCTTTGACTGGGATTTTATCCGATGGATTCTCTGGGATGGGCGGACAAAACATGCTAAAGAACGCTATCAACGGGTTCAAGAAACCTACCCTGAGAAAGTAATTGTCCTCCGGTCGCAAAAGGAGATGGATTACTTCTTAGAAAATCTCGCACATAACAAGAAAAACCAGCGTGCCTAA
- a CDS encoding ABC transporter permease has translation MQNLKFAFSSIMAHKMRSFLTMIGIIIGVSSVVVIMALGDSMSRQVNKNMTKSQKDIHVFFSPIKSKDGSFTQRQSALTVSGKEEDVHVEPPKPLESWVKEAAKLKGVDSYYVTNSTNVTLSYKDKKVERANLTGGNSTYMNAVENEIVAGRSLRPQDYKEFASVILLDEELAKSLFDSPEAAVNQIISVNEFSYRVIGVYTSNEAKTAKAFGIGGLPITTNISLAANFNTDEISNIVFRVNDTSLTQTLGPELARKLTEIAGLQQGEYQVADATAAFQEVQQLFGFMTTIISAIAGISLFVGGTGVMNIMLVSVTERTREIGLRKALGATRANILVQFLIESMILTLLGGVIGLGIAAGMTMLAGVLLQNMIAGIEVGVSLPIALFSLAVSASVGMIFGVLPANKASKLDPIEALRYE, from the coding sequence ATGCAGAATCTGAAATTTGCCTTTTCATCCATCATGGCCCACAAGATGCGTTCCTTCCTCACCATGATTGGGATTATCATCGGAGTTTCGTCTGTCGTCGTCATCATGGCTCTGGGAGACTCCATGTCTCGTCAGGTCAATAAAAACATGACCAAATCACAGAAGGATATCCATGTATTTTTCTCTCCTATCAAGAGCAAGGATGGCTCCTTTACTCAGCGTCAGTCAGCTTTGACAGTCAGTGGGAAAGAAGAGGATGTTCATGTTGAACCACCAAAACCACTAGAATCCTGGGTCAAGGAGGCTGCTAAACTTAAAGGAGTAGACAGCTACTATGTCACCAACTCGACCAACGTTACCTTATCTTATAAGGATAAGAAGGTTGAACGAGCGAATCTGACAGGCGGAAATAGCACCTACATGAACGCAGTTGAAAATGAAATCGTTGCGGGTAGAAGTCTAAGACCGCAAGACTACAAGGAATTTGCCAGTGTGATTTTGCTGGACGAAGAACTAGCCAAGAGTTTGTTTGATAGTCCCGAAGCTGCGGTTAATCAAATCATCTCTGTCAATGAATTTAGTTACCGTGTGATTGGCGTTTATACTAGCAATGAAGCTAAAACTGCTAAAGCCTTTGGGATTGGTGGTCTTCCAATTACGACTAACATCTCTCTCGCAGCCAATTTTAATACTGATGAAATCTCGAACATCGTCTTTCGTGTCAATGATACTAGTCTAACGCAGACCTTGGGTCCGGAGTTGGCTCGAAAACTGACTGAGATTGCTGGTCTTCAGCAAGGGGAGTACCAAGTTGCGGATGCAACCGCCGCCTTCCAAGAGGTACAACAACTATTTGGTTTTATGACAACCATTATCAGTGCCATCGCAGGAATCTCTCTCTTTGTCGGGGGAACTGGTGTTATGAATATCATGCTGGTTTCGGTGACAGAACGCACGCGTGAGATTGGTTTGCGGAAAGCGCTCGGAGCTACTCGGGCTAATATCTTGGTACAGTTTTTGATTGAATCCATGATCTTGACCTTGCTAGGTGGTGTCATCGGTCTTGGGATTGCTGCTGGAATGACCATGTTAGCTGGAGTATTGCTTCAAAACATGATTGCAGGTATCGAAGTTGGGGTTTCCCTCCCAATCGCTCTCTTTAGCTTGGCTGTGTCAGCAAGTGTTGGGATGATTTTCGGAGTCTTGCCGGCCAATAAAGCCTCTAAGCTTGATCCAATTGAAGCCCTTCGTTATGAATAA
- the gor gene encoding glutathione-disulfide reductase: MREYDIIAIGGGSGGIATMNRAGEHGAKAAVIEEKKLGGTCVNVGCVPKKIMWYGAQIAESFHHYGPDYGFTSSDVQFDFAKLRQNREAYIDRARSSYDGSFKRNGVDLIEGRAHFVDAHTISVNGELIRAKHIVIATGARPSIPTIPGSELGGSSDDVFAWEQLPDSVAILGAGYIAVELAGVLHALGVKTDLFVRRDRPLRGFDSYIVEGLVNEMKKTGLPLHTHKVPVKLEETEQGITIHFEDGSSHTASQVIWATGRRPNVDGLELEKAGVTLNQRGFIQVDEYQNTVVDGIYALGDVTGEKELTPVAIKAGRTLSERLFNGKTNAKMDYTTIPTVVFSHPAIGTVGLTEDQAIKEYGQDNIKVYKSSFASMYSAVTNHRQESRFKLITAGADEKVVGLHGLGYGVDEMIQGFAVAIKMGATKADFDATVAIHPTASEEFVTMR, translated from the coding sequence ATGAGAGAATATGATATCATCGCCATCGGTGGAGGAAGCGGCGGCATTGCCACTATGAACCGAGCTGGTGAACACGGTGCTAAAGCTGCTGTTATCGAAGAGAAAAAATTAGGTGGAACCTGCGTCAATGTCGGCTGTGTTCCTAAAAAAATCATGTGGTATGGAGCGCAAATCGCTGAAAGCTTCCACCACTACGGCCCTGACTATGGTTTTACAAGTTCAGATGTTCAATTTGATTTCGCAAAACTTCGTCAAAATCGTGAAGCCTACATCGACCGTGCTCGCTCATCTTATGATGGAAGTTTCAAGCGCAACGGTGTTGATTTGATTGAAGGTCGTGCTCATTTCGTTGATGCTCATACGATCAGCGTTAATGGTGAATTGATTCGTGCCAAGCATATCGTGATTGCGACTGGGGCTCGCCCAAGCATCCCAACTATTCCTGGATCTGAACTCGGTGGCAGCTCAGACGATGTCTTTGCCTGGGAGCAACTTCCTGACTCCGTTGCGATTCTTGGAGCTGGTTATATCGCCGTTGAATTAGCAGGTGTTCTCCACGCGCTAGGAGTAAAAACGGATTTGTTTGTCCGTCGTGATCGTCCCTTGCGTGGTTTTGACAGCTACATCGTTGAAGGACTTGTCAATGAAATGAAAAAAACAGGTCTACCTTTGCACACACACAAGGTACCCGTCAAGCTCGAAGAAACCGAGCAAGGTATTACCATTCATTTCGAAGACGGTTCTAGTCATACTGCCAGCCAAGTTATCTGGGCTACCGGTCGCCGTCCAAATGTAGACGGTCTGGAGTTAGAAAAGGCTGGCGTCACACTCAACCAACGTGGATTTATCCAAGTAGATGAGTATCAAAATACAGTTGTAGATGGCATCTATGCTCTTGGAGATGTTACTGGTGAGAAGGAACTGACCCCAGTAGCCATCAAGGCAGGACGCACCTTATCTGAACGCCTCTTCAACGGGAAAACAAACGCCAAGATGGACTACACGACTATCCCTACTGTAGTCTTCTCCCACCCAGCAATTGGAACGGTTGGTTTAACCGAGGATCAAGCTATCAAAGAATACGGCCAAGATAACATCAAAGTCTACAAATCAAGCTTTGCATCCATGTACTCAGCCGTTACAAACCATCGTCAAGAATCTCGCTTCAAACTTATCACCGCCGGTGCTGACGAAAAAGTTGTTGGACTTCACGGACTTGGTTACGGAGTGGATGAGATGATTCAAGGATTCGCTGTTGCTATTAAGATGGGAGCAACCAAGGCGGACTTTGATGCTACAGTAGCTATCCACCCAACCGCTTCAGAAGAATTTGTGACCATGCGCTAA
- a CDS encoding efflux RND transporter periplasmic adaptor subunit has translation MKRNKKAKKWQLYTAIGVASAIVIGAAGILIFRQPSQSAVKEETSHIVTAKEGSVASSVLLSGTVTAKNEQYVYFDASKGDLDEILVSVGDKVEEGQALVKYSSADAQAAYDAADRAVAKADRHIEELNKARENASATPASPQVPTEAGLPEQAQVATSSVSSIDSQISDAKDNRADAVAQLNKAQTQLDAATVLSTLEGTVVEVNRNVSKSPTGNSQVVVHVVSNENLQVKGELSEYNLANLSVGQEVTFTSKVYQDKSWTGKISYISDYPKNNGEAANAALGGNTGSKYPYTVDVTSDIGELKQGFSVSVEVKNKSKAILVPLTSVVTENDKNYVWIVDDQKKAKKVEVTLGNADADNQEITSGLTDGAKVISNPTSSLEEGKEVKADEETN, from the coding sequence ATGAAAAGAAATAAGAAGGCAAAAAAATGGCAATTATACACAGCGATTGGTGTTGCCAGTGCTATTGTTATCGGTGCTGCGGGGATTTTGATTTTTAGACAACCTTCCCAGTCAGCAGTCAAGGAGGAAACCTCTCATATCGTTACTGCTAAGGAAGGTTCTGTTGCTTCATCGGTTCTCTTGTCAGGTACGGTTACAGCAAAAAATGAACAATACGTTTATTTTGATGCTAGTAAGGGAGATTTAGATGAAATTCTCGTTTCAGTCGGGGACAAGGTCGAAGAAGGGCAAGCTTTGGTCAAATACAGCAGTGCAGATGCTCAAGCTGCCTATGATGCGGCTGATCGTGCAGTTGCAAAGGCAGACCGTCATATCGAGGAGTTAAACAAGGCTCGTGAAAATGCATCAGCTACACCAGCTTCTCCACAGGTTCCAACAGAAGCTGGACTCCCAGAACAAGCGCAAGTAGCAACTTCTTCCGTATCCTCTATTGATTCTCAAATCAGTGATGCCAAGGATAACCGTGCAGATGCTGTGGCTCAGCTCAACAAGGCCCAAACACAGCTAGATGCTGCAACTGTCCTCAGTACACTAGAAGGGACTGTAGTTGAAGTTAATCGTAATGTTTCCAAATCGCCAACAGGTAATAGCCAAGTGGTAGTACATGTCGTAAGTAATGAAAACTTGCAGGTCAAAGGGGAGTTGTCTGAATACAACCTTGCTAACCTTTCTGTTGGGCAAGAAGTTACCTTTACTTCGAAGGTGTATCAAGATAAGAGTTGGACTGGTAAGATTAGCTATATCTCTGATTATCCTAAAAACAACGGAGAAGCAGCAAATGCAGCCCTTGGAGGGAATACTGGATCTAAGTACCCTTATACTGTTGATGTGACCAGCGATATCGGTGAGTTGAAACAAGGCTTCTCAGTCAGTGTGGAAGTCAAAAACAAGAGTAAGGCCATCCTTGTTCCTTTGACAAGTGTTGTTACCGAAAATGACAAAAACTATGTCTGGATCGTTGACGACCAGAAAAAAGCGAAGAAGGTAGAAGTTACTTTGGGGAATGCGGACGCAGACAACCAAGAAATTACTTCAGGTTTGACAGACGGTGCCAAGGTCATCAGTAATCCAACATCTTCCTTGGAAGAAGGAAAAGAGGTGAAGGCTGATGAAGAAACTAATTAG
- a CDS encoding ABC transporter ATP-binding protein: MKKLISLKNICRSYRNGDQELQVLKNINLEVHEGDFVAIMGPSGSGKSTLMNTIGMLDTPTSGEYYLEGQEVAGLGEKQLAKVRNQQIGFVFQQFFLLSKLNALQNVELPLIYAGVSASKRRKLAEEFLEKVELTERSHHLPSELSGGQKQRVAIARALVNNPSIILADEPTGALDTKTGNQIMQLLVELNKEGKTIIMVTHEPEIAAYAKRQIVIRDGVISSDSALEKEEN, from the coding sequence ATGAAGAAACTAATTAGTCTCAAAAATATCTGCAGGAGTTATCGAAATGGTGACCAAGAACTGCAGGTCCTTAAAAATATCAATCTAGAAGTTCATGAAGGTGACTTTGTTGCTATTATGGGACCATCTGGTTCTGGTAAGTCTACGTTGATGAATACCATCGGAATGTTGGATACACCAACCAGTGGAGAGTACTACCTTGAAGGGCAAGAAGTTGCAGGTCTTGGAGAGAAACAACTGGCCAAGGTCCGCAATCAGCAAATCGGCTTTGTCTTTCAGCAGTTCTTTCTCTTGTCCAAGCTCAATGCACTTCAAAACGTCGAATTGCCCTTGATTTACGCTGGAGTTTCGGCTTCAAAACGTCGGAAATTGGCTGAGGAATTTCTGGAAAAGGTTGAGCTGACGGAGCGCAGTCATCATTTGCCGTCTGAGTTATCAGGTGGTCAAAAGCAACGTGTAGCGATTGCGCGTGCCTTGGTAAATAATCCCTCTATCATCCTAGCGGACGAACCTACAGGAGCCTTGGATACCAAGACAGGAAATCAAATCATGCAGCTGTTGGTGGAGTTAAACAAGGAAGGGAAGACTATTATCATGGTCACGCATGAGCCTGAGATTGCTGCCTATGCCAAACGCCAAATTGTCATTCGTGATGGGGTCATCTCATCAGACAGTGCCCTAGAAAAGGAGGAAAACTAA
- a CDS encoding GTP pyrophosphokinase — MMNDLDARINEIVEHYSNDKTLKFKQEMIIENVQKSFEKNPAFNVNGHSVIHSIRSRIKDPEHLRDKLKRKSSSNREITVDNYLTEITDLVGVRVLFLFQNQFKIIHEGILEWIKNNGWKLVEEPKAYTWDPEMEKIYESMNINHEMKDSHYTSVHYVIKPDNDYNDVCCEIQIRTLFEEVWGEMDHTINYPYKTESVACQEQLKVMAKLVSSGTRLCDSIFRSYEEHQNTHTQIGE, encoded by the coding sequence ATGATGAACGATTTAGATGCTAGAATCAATGAAATTGTAGAACACTATTCTAACGACAAGACTTTAAAATTTAAGCAAGAAATGATTATAGAAAATGTGCAGAAGTCGTTTGAAAAGAATCCTGCATTCAATGTAAACGGGCATAGTGTTATTCATTCTATCCGTTCTAGAATAAAAGATCCAGAGCATTTACGAGATAAATTGAAAAGAAAATCCTCATCGAATCGAGAGATTACAGTAGACAACTATTTAACAGAAATTACTGACCTTGTAGGTGTTCGAGTGTTATTTTTATTTCAAAATCAGTTTAAAATTATACATGAAGGGATTTTAGAATGGATTAAAAATAATGGATGGAAATTAGTAGAAGAGCCTAAAGCCTATACATGGGATCCTGAAATGGAGAAAATTTATGAGTCTATGAATATCAATCATGAGATGAAGGATAGTCACTACACTAGCGTTCATTATGTTATAAAACCTGATAATGACTATAATGATGTTTGTTGCGAAATACAAATTAGAACATTATTTGAAGAAGTTTGGGGAGAAATGGACCATACTATTAATTATCCTTACAAAACGGAAAGTGTTGCTTGTCAAGAACAACTTAAAGTCATGGCGAAACTAGTTAGTTCAGGAACTAGATTATGTGATTCAATATTTAGGAGCTATGAAGAGCATCAAAACACCCATACTCAAATAGGAGAATAA
- the tnpA gene encoding IS200/IS605 family transposase → MAQKAHSLSHTKWMCKYHIVFTPKYRRKVIYNQYRSSLGEIFHRLCSYKGVEIIEGHLMPDHVHMLVSIPPKISVSSFMGYLKGKSALMMFDKHANLKYKFGNRHFWAEGYYVSTVGLNEATIKKYIQEQEKHDIALDKLSVKEYEDPFRDSGK, encoded by the coding sequence ATGGCACAAAAGGCACATAGTTTATCACACACAAAGTGGATGTGTAAATATCACATTGTGTTCACCCCTAAGTATAGACGAAAAGTAATTTATAATCAATATCGAAGCAGTTTGGGAGAAATATTCCATCGATTATGTAGTTATAAAGGTGTTGAGATTATCGAAGGTCACTTAATGCCAGACCATGTACATATGTTAGTCAGTATTCCACCGAAGATAAGTGTTTCAAGTTTTATGGGGTATTTAAAAGGTAAAAGTGCACTCATGATGTTTGACAAACACGCCAACCTCAAGTACAAGTTTGGGAATCGGCATTTCTGGGCAGAAGGTTATTATGTAAGTACAGTAGGGCTTAATGAAGCCACAATTAAGAAATATATTCAAGAACAGGAAAAGCATGATATAGCACTAGATAAATTAAGTGTAAAAGAATATGAGGATCCCTTTAGGGATAGTGGTAAGTAA
- a CDS encoding biotin transporter BioY, with translation MKKAHIYAIPAIGAALIAVLAQISLPIGPVPFTLQNFAIGLIATVFRPREAVLSVALYLLLGAIGLPVFAGGGAGFHVLVGPSAGYLWFDLVYAGLTSYLIHQNSGYIRIFLANLLGDSLVFVGGILSLHFLAGMPFDQALAVGVLPFILPDLGKIIAISFISRPLLKRLKSLPYFSR, from the coding sequence TTGAAAAAAGCTCATATCTATGCTATCCCTGCTATCGGTGCTGCTCTCATCGCCGTATTGGCACAAATCAGTCTCCCTATCGGTCCTGTACCTTTCACCCTGCAAAACTTTGCGATCGGTCTGATTGCTACTGTTTTTAGACCCAGAGAAGCTGTTCTATCTGTAGCTCTCTATCTCTTGCTGGGTGCCATTGGTTTACCTGTTTTTGCAGGGGGAGGAGCTGGATTTCACGTTTTAGTCGGCCCAAGTGCAGGTTATCTTTGGTTCGACCTTGTCTATGCTGGACTTACATCTTATCTCATCCATCAAAATAGTGGCTACATTCGCATTTTCCTAGCCAACCTCTTGGGTGACTCCCTCGTCTTTGTCGGAGGCATTCTCAGCCTCCACTTCCTAGCTGGTATGCCATTTGATCAGGCACTAGCTGTCGGTGTCCTTCCCTTTATCCTCCCTGATCTTGGTAAGATTATTGCCATTAGTTTCATTAGTCGTCCCCTACTCAAACGATTGAAAAGCCTTCCATATTTTTCAAGATAA